Proteins encoded within one genomic window of Brachybacterium sp. P6-10-X1:
- a CDS encoding DUF222 domain-containing protein, which yields MDDGFEGAETAGAGDDSTGGPVESSTGAPAGSSTGGVVVTAGDDGVVVGGVELSAVIGVFAELGARGSSSMEGLSAAETIRVLTGLRELSSAMAAVQARALVHLEAAAKDDALARGERGRAAVKTARSEASFALKASPAAAGQTMSSSRRRVASMPGTVAALSRGRASPAAAHRVGKVVASAGPALRSQVDEILTERLAELEGCGVEEWGSEAEKVLHALDPEGAAGRHLRAHQRRSVTMRRAEDGMCTLTARVSAMDAARIRKLLSLGAEKARAGGDRRGHQQIMADQFVDVMLDHGAREGPGTVVTTMEIGVIITDRSLLAPAHADAVVIEGVGSVPYEHVREQPGVEAGAAEPVHRSRGRAAGRGPVPLAGVPAGPVAVPAVVSPHLPGTVL from the coding sequence ATGGATGACGGGTTCGAGGGTGCGGAGACCGCGGGAGCAGGCGATGACTCCACCGGTGGCCCCGTCGAGTCCTCGACCGGCGCTCCCGCCGGGTCCTCGACGGGTGGGGTGGTGGTCACGGCCGGTGACGACGGGGTGGTGGTCGGGGGTGTGGAGCTGTCTGCGGTGATCGGGGTGTTCGCGGAGCTGGGCGCGCGAGGGTCGTCGTCAATGGAGGGACTCTCGGCGGCCGAGACGATCCGGGTGCTGACGGGGTTGCGGGAACTGTCCTCGGCGATGGCGGCGGTCCAGGCCCGGGCGCTGGTGCATCTGGAGGCGGCGGCGAAGGACGACGCGCTGGCGCGGGGCGAGAGGGGTCGGGCAGCGGTGAAGACAGCACGGTCGGAAGCATCGTTCGCGCTGAAGGCGTCCCCTGCCGCAGCGGGACAGACGATGTCCAGCTCCCGGCGCCGGGTCGCCTCGATGCCGGGGACGGTCGCGGCCCTGTCGCGGGGACGGGCGTCACCGGCGGCCGCGCACCGGGTGGGCAAGGTCGTCGCCTCGGCCGGCCCGGCGCTGCGCAGTCAGGTCGATGAGATCCTCACGGAGCGTCTGGCCGAGCTGGAGGGCTGCGGGGTCGAGGAGTGGGGCAGCGAGGCCGAGAAGGTCTTGCACGCCCTGGACCCCGAGGGGGCGGCGGGTCGGCACCTGCGCGCTCATCAGCGGCGCTCGGTCACGATGCGGCGGGCGGAGGACGGGATGTGCACCCTGACCGCGCGGGTCAGCGCGATGGACGCGGCCCGGATCCGTAAACTGCTGTCGCTGGGGGCGGAGAAGGCCCGGGCCGGAGGGGACCGGCGCGGTCACCAGCAGATCATGGCCGATCAGTTCGTCGACGTGATGCTGGACCATGGCGCACGCGAGGGGCCCGGCACAGTGGTGACGACGATGGAGATCGGGGTGATCATCACCGACCGGTCGCTGCTGGCCCCGGCCCATGCAGATGCGGTGGTGATCGAGGGCGTGGGGTCGGTGCCGTACGAGCACGTGCGGGAGCAGCCCGGCGTTGAAGCTGGCGCTGCGGAACCTGTACATCGATCCCGAGGACGGGCAGCTGGTCGCGGCCCAGTCCCGCTCGCGGGCGTTCCCGCCGGCCCTGTCGCGGTTCCTGCGGTGGTCTCACCTCACCTGCCGGGCACCGTACTGTGA
- a CDS encoding MarR family winged helix-turn-helix transcriptional regulator, with product MPTTTPDDADVPRLDEVDRIIEGWKRARGDLDTDPLAVFSRISRLARFLETARRDSFTAAGLEGWEFDMLSALRRSGDDALSPGALMQQTLVTSGTMTTRIDKLVARGLVSKNRSPRDGRAVEVRLQPEGVRRVDDAMESLLAAERDLLRPLDADGRTALADTLRSLLLTFEVDDPVKG from the coding sequence ATGCCCACCACCACCCCTGATGACGCCGACGTGCCGCGCCTCGACGAGGTCGACCGCATCATCGAGGGCTGGAAGCGGGCTCGCGGCGACCTGGACACCGATCCGCTGGCCGTCTTCTCCCGCATCTCCCGCCTGGCCCGATTCCTGGAGACCGCGCGACGCGACTCGTTCACGGCCGCCGGCCTCGAGGGCTGGGAGTTCGACATGCTCTCCGCACTGCGCCGCAGCGGCGACGACGCCCTCTCCCCCGGCGCTCTGATGCAGCAGACGCTCGTCACCAGCGGCACCATGACCACACGCATCGACAAACTGGTCGCCCGAGGTCTGGTCAGCAAGAACCGCAGTCCCCGAGACGGACGCGCCGTCGAGGTCCGCCTGCAACCGGAGGGGGTCCGTCGCGTCGATGACGCCATGGAAAGCCTGCTCGCGGCGGAGCGAGACCTGCTGCGCCCCCTGGATGCCGATGGCCGCACGGCGCTCGCCGACACCCTCCGCTCGCTGCTGCTGACCTTCGAGGTGGACGACCCCGTGAAGGGCTGA
- the pth gene encoding aminoacyl-tRNA hydrolase has protein sequence MTVSDRRPGPYLVAGLGNPGPKYAATRHNIGQMVADHIAGAVGARFAAARRAQAVVVEGRMGLPGSDERMILAKTTTFMNVSGGPVAALAAYYDIPPERIVVIHDEVDIPFDTLRIKSGGGEGGHNGLRDITKALGTKDYLRIRVGVGRPSGGRDTADHVLAPFSATERKTLELLISDAADAVESVVLEGLTASQQRFHSPEAR, from the coding sequence ATGACCGTGAGCGACCGTCGTCCCGGCCCGTACCTGGTGGCGGGCCTCGGCAATCCCGGCCCGAAGTATGCCGCGACCCGGCACAACATCGGCCAGATGGTGGCAGACCACATCGCCGGTGCCGTCGGTGCCCGTTTCGCCGCAGCACGCCGGGCCCAGGCCGTCGTGGTCGAGGGACGGATGGGTCTGCCCGGCTCCGACGAGCGGATGATCCTCGCCAAGACCACCACCTTCATGAACGTCTCCGGCGGCCCCGTCGCGGCGCTCGCGGCCTACTACGACATCCCGCCCGAGCGGATCGTCGTCATCCATGACGAGGTCGACATCCCCTTCGACACGCTCCGGATCAAGAGCGGAGGCGGCGAGGGCGGGCACAACGGGCTGCGTGACATCACCAAAGCGCTCGGCACCAAGGACTACCTGCGCATCCGCGTCGGCGTGGGTCGTCCCTCCGGCGGCCGCGACACCGCCGATCACGTGCTGGCCCCGTTCTCCGCCACCGAGCGCAAGACCCTCGAGCTGCTGATCTCCGACGCCGCCGACGCCGTGGAGTCCGTGGTCCTCGAAGGGCTCACCGCCTCCCAGCAACGATTCCACTCCCCAGAGGCACGATGA
- a CDS encoding TetR/AcrR family transcriptional regulator gives MADSSGPRGRSTRMTGRERREQLVAVGRQVFAEKGFDMASVEEIAARATVSKPIVYEHLGGKEGLYAVVVDREVSTLLAALGHALRDQRTHPRLLMERTATAFLAYIDENEDGFRILVRDSPVSQTGGTFSSLLTDVAQRVEEILAAQLRLHSYPTQDATMYAQMLVGMVAYTGQWWLESRQPAKEVVAARMVNLSWYGLGALQKEPSLRVDSRG, from the coding sequence ATGGCGGACAGCAGTGGCCCCCGCGGCCGGTCGACCCGGATGACGGGACGGGAACGACGCGAGCAGCTCGTGGCGGTGGGACGGCAGGTCTTCGCCGAGAAGGGCTTCGACATGGCCAGCGTCGAGGAGATCGCCGCCCGCGCGACGGTCTCCAAGCCGATCGTCTACGAGCACTTGGGGGGCAAGGAAGGGCTGTACGCGGTCGTCGTCGATCGCGAGGTCTCCACCCTGCTGGCCGCGCTCGGGCACGCCCTGCGCGATCAGCGCACTCATCCACGACTGCTCATGGAGCGGACCGCGACCGCGTTCCTGGCCTACATCGACGAGAACGAGGACGGGTTCCGGATCCTGGTGCGGGACTCCCCCGTCAGCCAGACCGGCGGCACCTTCTCCTCGCTGCTGACCGACGTCGCGCAGCGGGTCGAGGAGATCCTCGCCGCCCAGCTGCGCCTGCATTCCTACCCCACCCAGGATGCGACGATGTACGCGCAGATGCTGGTGGGGATGGTCGCGTACACGGGCCAATGGTGGCTGGAGTCCCGCCAGCCGGCGAAGGAGGTCGTCGCCGCGCGCATGGTGAACCTGTCCTGGTACGGGCTCGGGGCACTGCAGAAGGAGCCCTCGCTGCGCGTCGACTCCCGGGGCTGA
- a CDS encoding ABC-F family ATP-binding cassette domain-containing protein, whose product MAHLLGTQSLHVSLPDRVLLEDVTLGIDAGDRIGVVGRNGDGKSTLLRLLARLQDPDSGRVTVRGGVRVGVLSQQDEATEDTTIRQRVVGERPAYEWASDPRIRDVLAGLLQELDLETPLADLSGGQLRRVHLAELLVGDWDVLLLDEPTNHLDVEGIAWLAEHLRRRWTAKDGGLVVITHDRWFLDAVCTRMWEVHDGVVEPFEGGYAAYVLQRVERDRQAAAAEAKRQNLMRKELAWLRRGAPARTSKPKFRIDAANELIDDEPPVRDTVELTQLATSRLGRDVIDVLDVDAGYGDVQVLRDVTLHIGPADRIGVLGPNGAGKSTLLALITGDLAPQAGRVKRGKTVTVRQVSQRIEGLQDHLHSRVSDVVGRYRSSYRAGKDDVSPGQLLERLGFTTAHQKVLVGALSGGQQRRLDLLLTLLEEPNILVLDEPTNDMDTDMLAAMEDLLDTWPGPLIVVSHDRYLLERVTDTQYAVLDGTVRHVPGGVEQYIELRKATEANPGTAPERGAGSGSAPTSPPTRDGGSARSPGGAASSAGADTGVPAGGRSAAPVLSGAEARSAQKELSSVERRMEKLSRQTGTLHEKLAAHDQSDYQGLQTITEDLRAVEAEIEGLEERWLELSDLVG is encoded by the coding sequence ATGGCCCACCTGCTCGGCACCCAGTCCCTGCACGTCTCCCTGCCCGACCGCGTCCTGCTCGAGGACGTGACCCTCGGGATCGACGCGGGCGACCGCATCGGCGTGGTCGGGCGCAACGGCGACGGCAAGTCGACGCTGCTGCGCCTGCTCGCTCGGCTCCAGGACCCGGACTCGGGCCGGGTCACCGTGCGCGGCGGGGTCCGCGTCGGCGTCCTGAGCCAGCAGGACGAAGCCACCGAGGACACGACGATCCGCCAGCGCGTGGTCGGTGAGCGGCCCGCGTACGAATGGGCCTCCGATCCGCGGATCCGCGACGTCCTGGCCGGTCTGCTCCAGGAGCTGGACCTGGAGACTCCGCTGGCGGACCTCTCCGGTGGCCAGCTGCGCCGGGTGCACCTGGCGGAGCTGCTGGTCGGCGACTGGGACGTGCTGCTGCTGGACGAGCCCACCAACCACCTCGACGTCGAGGGCATCGCCTGGCTCGCCGAGCATCTGCGCCGGCGCTGGACCGCGAAGGACGGTGGACTCGTGGTGATCACCCATGACCGCTGGTTCCTCGACGCGGTCTGCACCCGGATGTGGGAGGTGCACGACGGGGTGGTCGAGCCCTTCGAGGGCGGATACGCCGCCTACGTGCTGCAGCGCGTGGAGCGCGACCGTCAGGCCGCCGCCGCGGAGGCGAAACGGCAGAACCTGATGCGCAAGGAGCTCGCGTGGCTGCGCCGCGGGGCCCCGGCCCGCACGTCGAAGCCGAAGTTTCGGATCGATGCCGCGAACGAGCTGATCGACGACGAACCGCCGGTGCGCGACACCGTGGAGCTGACCCAATTGGCCACCTCGCGCCTGGGACGGGACGTGATCGATGTGCTCGATGTCGACGCGGGGTACGGGGACGTGCAGGTGCTGCGCGACGTGACGCTGCACATCGGACCGGCGGACCGTATCGGGGTGCTCGGACCGAACGGCGCCGGGAAGTCGACGCTGCTCGCGCTGATCACCGGGGACCTCGCTCCGCAGGCCGGGCGCGTCAAGCGCGGCAAGACCGTCACGGTGCGCCAGGTGTCGCAGCGGATCGAGGGTTTGCAGGATCATCTGCACTCGCGGGTCAGCGACGTGGTGGGCCGGTATCGCAGTTCCTACCGCGCGGGCAAGGACGACGTCTCCCCTGGTCAGCTGCTGGAGCGCCTCGGCTTCACCACAGCCCATCAGAAGGTGCTGGTGGGTGCGCTCTCCGGTGGTCAGCAGCGACGACTGGATCTGCTGCTGACACTGCTCGAGGAGCCCAACATCCTGGTGCTCGACGAGCCGACGAACGACATGGACACCGACATGCTCGCCGCGATGGAGGATCTGCTGGACACCTGGCCGGGCCCGCTGATCGTGGTCTCCCACGATCGTTACCTGCTCGAGCGCGTCACGGATACCCAGTACGCGGTGCTCGACGGCACGGTGCGACACGTGCCGGGCGGCGTCGAGCAGTACATCGAGCTGCGCAAGGCGACCGAGGCGAATCCCGGAACAGCACCGGAACGCGGCGCGGGGAGCGGGAGCGCGCCGACGTCGCCTCCGACACGGGACGGCGGCTCTGCTCGCTCCCCGGGAGGGGCTGCATCATCCGCGGGAGCCGACACCGGTGTGCCTGCCGGAGGCCGATCGGCCGCTCCGGTTCTCTCCGGGGCCGAGGCGCGCTCCGCTCAGAAGGAGCTCAGCTCCGTAGAGCGTCGGATGGAGAAGCTGTCCCGGCAGACCGGGACGCTCCACGAGAAGCTTGCGGCGCATGACCAGTCCGATTACCAGGGGCTGCAGACGATCACCGAGGATCTGCGGGCGGTCGAGGCCGAGATCGAGGGACTCGAGGAGCGCTGGCTGGAGCTGTCCGACCTGGTGGGCTGA
- a CDS encoding ribose-phosphate diphosphokinase, with protein sequence MSGIVTTGEKRLVLASGRAHPVLAQEVADELGVEVLPMDAWDFANGEIYVRYGESVRGTDVFVLQSHPAPINTWVMEHLIMIDALKRASAKRITAISPSFPYARQDKKHRGREPISARLVADMYETAGIDRMISVDLHAPQVQGYFNRPLDHLMALPILAAYIQENYGEEDIAVVSPDAGRIRVAEQWAKKLGGVNLAFIHKSRDPEKPNQAVAKRVIGDVEGKTCILVDDMIDTAGTIVQASDALLANGADSVIIATTHAILSDPATERLKSSAVREIVCTNTLPVPAEKQFDRLTQLSIAPLLARAIRAVFDDGSVTSLFDGEV encoded by the coding sequence ATGAGCGGAATCGTCACCACAGGGGAGAAGCGACTGGTCCTCGCCTCGGGCAGGGCCCACCCGGTCCTCGCCCAGGAGGTCGCCGACGAGCTCGGCGTCGAGGTGCTCCCCATGGATGCCTGGGACTTCGCCAACGGGGAGATCTACGTGCGCTACGGCGAGTCCGTGCGGGGCACCGACGTCTTCGTGCTGCAGTCCCATCCCGCGCCCATCAACACCTGGGTGATGGAGCACCTGATCATGATCGACGCGCTCAAGCGCGCATCTGCCAAGCGGATCACCGCGATCTCCCCGAGCTTCCCGTACGCCCGTCAGGACAAGAAGCACCGCGGGCGCGAGCCGATCTCCGCCCGGCTGGTCGCGGACATGTACGAGACCGCCGGGATCGACCGCATGATCTCCGTCGACCTCCACGCCCCGCAGGTGCAGGGTTACTTCAATCGGCCGCTCGACCACCTGATGGCACTGCCGATCCTCGCCGCCTACATCCAGGAGAACTACGGCGAGGAGGACATCGCCGTGGTCTCCCCGGATGCCGGCCGGATCCGCGTGGCCGAGCAGTGGGCGAAGAAGCTCGGCGGTGTGAACCTCGCCTTCATCCACAAGTCGCGCGACCCGGAGAAGCCCAATCAGGCCGTCGCCAAGCGCGTGATCGGTGACGTCGAGGGCAAGACCTGCATCCTGGTCGACGACATGATCGACACCGCCGGCACCATCGTGCAGGCCTCGGACGCCCTGCTCGCCAACGGGGCGGACTCGGTCATCATCGCGACCACCCACGCGATCCTCTCGGATCCCGCGACGGAGCGCCTCAAGTCCAGCGCGGTGCGTGAGATCGTCTGCACCAACACACTGCCGGTGCCGGCGGAGAAGCAGTTCGACCGTCTCACCCAGCTGTCGATCGCGCCGCTGCTGGCGCGGGCGATCCGTGCGGTCTTCGACGACGGCTCGGTCACCAGCCTCTTCGACGGCGAGGTCTGA
- the glmU gene encoding bifunctional UDP-N-acetylglucosamine diphosphorylase/glucosamine-1-phosphate N-acetyltransferase GlmU: MESPAPAAVIVLAAGAGTRMKSRKPKVLHEIGGRSLLVHAVTAAEGTSPSELVVVLRHERERVAEHLAEHASEVTVADQDEMPGTGRAVQCGLEQVAAGAGTVLVTYGDVPLLDPATLRELVGAHEGAGAAVTVLTARVPDPSGYGRILRSDDGSEVLGIVEHKDATEAERGIDEINSGIYAFDLAVLRDALGRIGTDNVQGEMYLTDVLSIARRDGRSVHAVVTDDVMMVEGVNDRVQLAQLGAEMNRRTLERHMRAGVTIVDPSTTWIDADVSIAQDAVILPGVQLHGATDIGEDALIGPDTTLRDTEVGAGAEVVRTHAVLAVIGAEANVGPFTYLRAGTDLGTAGKIGGFVETKNAKIGPGAKVPHLSYVGDAEIGEGTNIGAGTIVANYDGVTKNRTTVGKHVRVGADNVLVAPVAIGDGAATGAGTTVRKDVAPGALGVNAVSQRNVEGWTLRRRAGTAAEDAARAALDSAERSAADAPASTDAEEHKEHEQR, translated from the coding sequence GTGGAATCCCCCGCACCAGCCGCTGTCATCGTTCTGGCCGCAGGCGCCGGGACCCGTATGAAGTCCCGGAAGCCGAAGGTGCTCCACGAGATCGGAGGCAGATCCCTCCTCGTGCATGCGGTCACCGCCGCTGAGGGCACCAGCCCCTCCGAGCTGGTCGTCGTGCTCCGCCATGAGCGCGAGCGGGTCGCCGAGCACCTCGCCGAGCATGCCTCCGAGGTGACCGTCGCCGACCAGGACGAGATGCCGGGCACCGGTCGCGCCGTCCAGTGCGGCCTCGAGCAGGTCGCCGCCGGCGCGGGCACGGTCCTGGTCACCTACGGCGATGTGCCGCTGCTGGATCCGGCGACGCTGCGGGAGCTGGTCGGCGCGCACGAGGGTGCGGGTGCTGCCGTGACCGTGCTGACCGCTCGTGTCCCCGATCCCAGCGGGTACGGCCGCATCCTGCGCAGCGACGACGGCTCCGAGGTGCTCGGCATCGTCGAGCACAAGGACGCGACGGAGGCTGAGCGGGGGATCGACGAGATCAACTCCGGCATCTATGCCTTCGACCTGGCCGTCCTGCGCGACGCGCTCGGTCGGATCGGCACGGACAACGTGCAGGGGGAGATGTACCTGACCGATGTGCTGTCGATCGCCCGCCGCGACGGGCGTTCCGTGCACGCGGTGGTGACCGACGACGTGATGATGGTCGAGGGGGTCAACGACCGCGTCCAGCTCGCCCAGCTCGGCGCCGAGATGAACCGTCGAACCCTCGAGCGCCATATGCGCGCCGGGGTCACCATCGTCGATCCCTCGACCACCTGGATCGATGCCGATGTCTCGATCGCCCAGGACGCAGTGATCCTGCCGGGCGTCCAGCTGCACGGTGCCACCGACATCGGCGAGGACGCGCTGATCGGCCCGGACACCACCCTGCGCGACACCGAGGTCGGGGCCGGCGCCGAGGTGGTCCGCACCCACGCGGTGCTCGCCGTGATCGGCGCGGAGGCGAACGTCGGTCCCTTCACGTACCTGCGGGCCGGCACCGACCTCGGGACGGCGGGCAAGATCGGCGGATTCGTCGAGACCAAGAACGCGAAGATCGGACCCGGCGCGAAGGTCCCGCACCTGAGCTACGTGGGCGACGCCGAGATCGGCGAGGGCACCAATATCGGAGCGGGCACGATCGTCGCCAACTACGACGGCGTGACGAAGAACCGCACCACCGTCGGCAAGCACGTGCGCGTCGGTGCCGACAACGTGCTGGTGGCACCCGTGGCGATCGGCGACGGTGCGGCCACCGGCGCAGGCACCACCGTGCGCAAGGACGTCGCCCCAGGGGCTCTGGGGGTGAACGCGGTCTCGCAGCGGAACGTGGAAGGATGGACCCTGCGACGCCGCGCGGGGACCGCGGCCGAGGACGCGGCACGCGCCGCCCTGGACTCGGCGGAACGGTCCGCTGCCGATGCGCCGGCCAGCACAGACGCCGAGGAGCACAAGGAGCACGAGCAGCGATGA
- a CDS encoding 50S ribosomal protein L25/general stress protein Ctc — protein MAEKLNVELREDFGKGAARRLRAEQRIPAVLYGHGEAPLHLSLPNHETALAARNPNALLELALADGTQHLALIKEIQRHPLQRSLTHLDLITVRRGEKVEVDIPVILSGDPVAPAIAMVDLQTITLSVDALRVPEHIEISVEEAEDGYQLFAGDVILPGDAELVTDAEILVASVAMPRIEVEPEESEEDAEESAEESSEESEEDAEKE, from the coding sequence ATGGCTGAGAAGCTGAACGTCGAACTGCGCGAGGACTTCGGCAAGGGCGCTGCGCGCCGACTCCGCGCCGAGCAGCGCATCCCCGCCGTCCTGTACGGCCACGGCGAGGCCCCGCTGCACCTGTCGCTGCCGAACCACGAGACCGCTCTGGCCGCGCGCAACCCCAACGCGCTGCTCGAGCTCGCCCTCGCCGACGGCACCCAGCACCTGGCTCTGATCAAGGAGATCCAGCGTCACCCGCTCCAGCGGAGCCTGACCCATCTCGACCTCATCACCGTCCGTCGCGGCGAGAAGGTCGAGGTCGACATCCCGGTCATCCTGTCCGGCGACCCCGTCGCCCCCGCCATCGCCATGGTCGACCTGCAGACGATCACCCTCTCCGTCGACGCGCTCCGCGTGCCCGAGCACATCGAGATCTCGGTCGAGGAGGCGGAGGACGGATACCAGCTCTTCGCCGGCGACGTCATCCTGCCCGGCGACGCCGAGCTGGTCACCGATGCCGAGATCCTCGTCGCCTCCGTCGCGATGCCGCGCATCGAGGTCGAGCCCGAGGAGTCCGAGGAGGACGCCGAGGAGTCGGCCGAGGAAAGCTCCGAGGAGTCCGAGGAGGACGCCGAGAAGGAGTGA